The region CTTTGGCTGTTACTTTTTTATTAGCAtactagtaataataataaaaatattatattATGAAAGTATTGTTCATGACAGCTCTAACGGGACCATTTTCACCTAGTCAACCTAATTACTTTGCTATATGTCGTCAAAGATAGAAAAGTTGGAGTACACTTCCCATAAATGTCATCTGTTTCAGAAAGAAGCTCTATATGCTAGTTGTCAAAGATAAAAAGTGGGAGCACACtttccaaaaatatcatctgtttCAGAAAGAAGCTTCTGACAAAATCTGCTTGTTTATATGTTTTCAATGACTTATTTGCATTTCCTTGTTTTTTCAGGTTACATTCTTTACCATTTCATCCTTCACAAAGAGACATAGTAAAGCGCAACCCACATAAAAAGGAGTGGTGGATTGGTGCCGGTCCTTCTGGGCCTTTTATTTATACACCTTTCACCAAGGGGGGCACATCTGGGACTAGCAAACAAGAGATAAATTGGATTGTTGGAGAACCAGTCCAAGTTATGATAGAGTTAGCAAACCCCTGCAGCTTTGACTTAGTTGTTGAGAGCATTTACCTCTCTGTTCATTCAGGAAATTTTGATGCCTTTCCGGTTACTGTTAATCTTCCACCAAACACCTCCAAATTGGTTCTGCTATCTGGAATTCCAACAAAAGTTGGACGAGTATCGATTCCTGGGTGCATTGTCCACAGTTTTGGTGTTATTACAGAACACCTATTCAAAGAGGTTGACAGTTTGCTCCTTGGAGCTGCACAAGGGCTTGTTCTTTCTGATCCTTTCAGATGCTGTGGCTCTAGCAAGTTTAAGAGTGTTAACTTCCCCACCATTTCTATTGTTCCTCCCCTTCCTTTATTAGTTGCCAACGTTGTCGGTGGAGATGGTTCTATTCTTCTATATGAAGGTGAAATTCGCGATGTTTTAATTACGCTGACAAATGCCGGAACTGTgccagttgaagaagcaaatattgCATTATCCGGGAAGAACCAGGATTCTGTTATTTCAATTGCCCATAGTACATGGAAGTCTGCACTTCCGATAAAACCAGGTGGAGAAGTTACATTTAAAGTGACACTAAGAGCCTGGCATCTTAGCTTGGCAGATTTGGAAGCAGATGGTAGCAGATCTCCTGCAAATCCAAGGAGAATAGCAAGAGAAGGAATCAATCCCTTTTTGAATATTCACTATGCTGGTGGGTTGCAGGATTCTAAATCTTCTATATTCTGTCATCCTTTAATATGTGTGAAATCAAAGTTACTCAAATGAACATCTTGCCACTCCAGTGCACTCATACTACTTTATATACCATCAAAACACATATAAATCGTCCTCACCAAATGGCACGATATAAACAAGTAAATCCATGTAATTGCTAGTTTCCCTCTGTCACTTGTTATGGGCGAACAACCTTGATTTGATGTTTTCTTTGTAGTGCTTGCTTCCTTAAATTAGTAATCATGTTTACCATTGACCTACTACTTTACTACTGTGAACATATACAGATGGCATGTGGAGAAGATTTGTCTTTGTGACCTGTTGTAGATATCCTCATAACTTTGGTTTCATGGTTTGGTTTGAGATTGAATTTCTACTTTCTGTTACTCCAGGTCCTTCAGCGGCCAAAGGTAATGGTGAGGTTTCTCTCCCACCTGGAAGACGCCTTGCTGTTCCATTAAATATCTGTGTTGTACAGGGCATGCGCCTGGTAAGAGCACGTCTGTTATCCATGGAAATACCTGCCCGGTTTAGTGAAGCACACTTGCGACCTGTCAGTGGAAAAGATAATATAAGTGATGAAAGTAATATGTTGCATAATGACATTAGCTTATTGAAGATTGATCCCTATAAAGGAAGTTGGGGCCTCCGCCTTCTGGAACTAGAGCTTTTCAACCCTACGGATGTTGTTTTTGATGTCGATGTTTCTGTCCATTTGGATGGGACTATTGTTCCAGAAGATAACACTGCTGATGTGGCCTGTCACAAAACCAGAATTGACCGTGACTATTCTGCCAGGGTTCTCATACCACTTGAGCACTTCAAATTACCTGTTCTTGATGCTTCCTTCTTTGTAAAGGAAAACGGAAGCGATGAGCAACTTGGGTCCAAAGTGGCCACCATAGCAGAAAAGAATGCCAAGGCAGAGTTGAACGCTTCTATCAGCAACTTGATTTCAAAAATAAAAGTGAGGTGGAATTCTGGGAGAAATAGCTCCGGTGAGCTGAATATCAAAGATGCTATTCAGGCAGCATTACAAGCATCTATATTGGACATATTGTTGCCTGATCCCTTGACATTTAGCTTTAGACTTGCTAAGGATGCCAAGCCTGCTAATGATTCCAACCATTCTACTGTTGAGAATGTTGGTCCATCTGCCGGTGAGAATGTTCTGAGGTGTAAAGATCCTATATCAGCTCATAAAATGACCCATATGGAAGTTCAAATTCGGAACAACACGAAGGAAATTATTCAGATGAACCTCAGCATTTCATGCAAAGATGTTGCAGGAGAAAATTGCTTCGAAGAAAACAGTGCAACCGTCCTCTGGGCTGGTAATCACTTATTTGTATAATAGCCCATTTTCTTTCTTTACCATTATCTGTTTCGAGGTTTAGCTTCTGTGTTCAGGAATAGTATCGTTTTTACATTATTCATCATCTGTTCTAGCTTGACAAAGTCTTTTTCTGTGTAGGTGTTCTTAACGACATACAGTTGGAGGTTCCACCATTGCAGGAGGTGATACATCCTTTCTCTGTCTACTTCCTAGTACCTGGAGACTACTCGCTGCAATCTTCTTCTGTTATAATTGACGCTACGGATGTTCTTCGTGCTCGGGCAAAGGCAGAGTCCCCGGATGAACCTATTCTATGCCGTGGATCCCCATTCCATATCCATGTAGTTGGTACAGAGTAGCAAACACTGTTTGGTGTAGTTTAGAGGCAGCGATTTCACCATGACATGTGCAGCTGTGAAGATCATGTACAAGAGCATTATTCCCATGTACACTTGTGATTTATTTGAGCCACTTGGAGGCTTCCTTTGTAATACACTTGTGTTTGTGTACAGTGTAAAAGCATCCGCCAAGGTTAATATGGTGCACTGGTGCACTTAACCATGCCCTTAGCTGCCCCATAGGCTCTTTGATTCAATGGATTTTCCACTTTTTTGGGAGGATTATAAATTTCTCAGAATTTTGTTACATGGGTTGTCTGATTCGTAGGATTGCAATCCATAGGGGGTTTTGTACAGGATTTACTTGCACTCATAGGAAAAGTTCCATCCACCTAAAAGCGTAGGATTCTAAAAAAGCAATAATAGGAAAAACACATGATTAGGTTGACATGTCATACTGATCCTATAGGAACTGAAAACATGAGAATCTGTAATACGGAGTAGAAGTTGTTTGGTTGCACCACATTTAGAATGCAGAAACCTTTTTTTATAAAATTAGATGGATGGCATAGTTGTCACTTGTCATAGAGACTAGTCAATGTGTATCGTGCAATGTACGTTAATTtgaaagtatattaagtgcatgcggatattaagtatgcggatattaagtaggatattatttgcgtgttattatgtgattagcattaTATTTGACATAAAATCAAATCGGCCGACGGATTGCAGCCCCACGTCCGCCACCTTCCTGCACGCCACATGCCCACATGGGACCATCACCGCTTCCCAGAGGCGGAGCTATGTGTGCTCCTGGCGGtgttgtgcccccccccccctcgccccAGCCTAAGCAAAAAGTGTGAAGGAATTTTTTTAGAGGGTTTAGATGAGTATAAATTTAGTATTTGGCCCCCTCAGGTCTGCCAGTTTTACCATTTGCCCCCCCTCCCTAGACTTTCTTCCTAGCTCCGCCAGTGCCGCTTCCCCTTCCTTCTTATCTTCTTCACACGAGTGAGCGGCTGCGTGTGGATCTCGCCGGCGCGGGAGCTTCCACTCCTCTGCAGCTATCCCTCTCCTCTCCCAACCCACCTTTTATAGCAAGCCAACAACCCGTCGACGTTCACCACTACGACCTTGTCGCGTCGGTCGCCGTGAGCTGCTGCAAGTGTCTCCCTCCTGAGCCTCTCCTCCTCTGATCTAGGTGGGGGACGGGGCACACCAATCGCCGTCTGCACTAGCTACATGCTTGTcgtccttctctcctcctcctcctcctgccgccCAACACCGATGCTGCGAGCTCCATTGTCGCAAAGGAGCCGAGTTGCAAGGGAGCAGATTGATGCAATTCTCATGATTGTAAAATCGCTCATGTATCTGAAGCATGGGGAGTTGTTGCAGTGGCAAAACGACGGTGCGACGATGCATGCTTGGCGACGTTTCTGCAACATGACCCCTGTTGCAAAGTCTTCAGGAACATGACCCTTGTTGCAAAGCTTTATGCAAACATGATCTCATGCTTAACCACTCGATGGCGCAAGATCGGATGGCTCGTGACCCAACCGATCTTTTAAAAATATCACCTGGCCCACGCGCAGCACTTCCCAAATTTCTATGTGGTTGGACTCAATAAAAATTTCCTTTGAAATTGCAAATGAAGAAGAACGAGATAGGAAATATTTCTACAAACCACACAGGTTGTATAGGAGAAATTCCTAAGGAACATAATACTCTCACGATCTCTTTGGATAGCAAGAGTTCTAAAATACAGGAATAAGAAAACGTAAGATTTAGATGTCATTTATTGTAAAAAAATCCTACAGGATTACAAAACACATGAATTTTGTAATAGGTGCCCTTTTCCCCCCTGAGAAAGCGCAAAGCATTGAGAAGATGGGGGGATTACGGTCCTCCTAGGAGGCTAGTGTTACAAGGGTCAGGTTCCCCTTCATTGGACATCCCAGGATGTGGGCAGAACAACCCTGAGCCCCTGTGCCCAGCATTTGGCCTCAACCTTAATCCTATCAACTAAAGCTTCTACAAATGGCCGCGCATTTTCAAAGACGCATTCGTTCCGTTGCTTCCATATCATTCATGTGATGAGCATGGCGATGGACCTGCAGGCCTTTGCGCAGCGCGTGGGGCGGCTGCCCCTTCATTCTCTGCCACCAGTCCATGAGCATCGGTTCTTTGTGAGGTGGCTGCGAAGGAATGTGTGTCCAGTCTAGAATGGCGTGTCAAGTTTGCCTGGAGAATGGGCAGGCCGGGAGCAGGTGCTGGATTGTCTCCGGTGCCTTATCACACAAGAGGCACCTTGGGTGGTGTTGCAGGCCGTGGCGCGCAAGTCGTGTCGCCGTCCAGCATCGGTCCTGGTTGGCAAGCCAGTGGAAGAACCGGACATGCGGCGGTGCCCAACTCTTCCATGTCAGTTTCCATGAGGGGCACCTCGTGGACCAATGGAATGTCGCGGCATAGCAAGAGATAGAGTAAAAGTGGATTAAGTATAAACTAATGTTCCTTCTCC is a window of Triticum dicoccoides isolate Atlit2015 ecotype Zavitan chromosome 2B, WEW_v2.0, whole genome shotgun sequence DNA encoding:
- the LOC119364814 gene encoding trafficking protein particle complex II-specific subunit 120 homolog isoform X1; this encodes MEPGLSIESGSAIRVAVLPVGGPIPPQSLRDYAALVAEHARVDLASLRPYYSEHQKSPFSHQPWDTGCLRLKFVLGGCVPSPWEDFQSSRKVLAVVGICHLPSSPDLARVAADFLDAARTYPSALASRCFAFCPTDAQLLEERKDGIIMFPPSDQKSLELHMLTMIQDLAASLLMEFEKWVLRAESTGTILKTPLDSQTSLGSEEVHTLGVPSILTSVIKAKKRRLGRAQKIIGDYCLLAGSPADANAHYTTAIDLARLTGDVFWHAGALEGSVCALVVDRMGQSDPVLEDEVKYRYYTIIQLYRRATLQDNAQRVSPVSFELEAALKLARYLCRREVAKEVSDLLMGAADGAKALLDASDRLILYIEIARLFGSLGYKRKAAFFSRQVAQLYLQQDNAYAAMSAMQVLTMTTNAYHVQSRKTSKPDHASLKELGASNSNADSGKVHPQSAVSLFESQWSTLQMVVLREILMSSIRAADPLTSWSAAARLVRSFYPLITPAGQSGLASSLSNSADRLPWGTRCADPCLPFIRLHSLPFHPSQRDIVKRNPHKKEWWIGAGPSGPFIYTPFTKGGTSGTSKQEINWIVGEPVQVMIELANPCSFDLVVESIYLSVHSGNFDAFPVTVNLPPNTSKLVLLSGIPTKVGRVSIPGCIVHSFGVITEHLFKEVDSLLLGAAQGLVLSDPFRCCGSSKFKSVNFPTISIVPPLPLLVANVVGGDGSILLYEGEIRDVLITLTNAGTVPVEEANIALSGKNQDSVISIAHSTWKSALPIKPGGEVTFKVTLRAWHLSLADLEADGSRSPANPRRIAREGINPFLNIHYAGPSAAKGNGEVSLPPGRRLAVPLNICVVQGMRLVRARLLSMEIPARFSEAHLRPVSGKDNISDESNMLHNDISLLKIDPYKGSWGLRLLELELFNPTDVVFDVDVSVHLDGTIVPEDNTADVACHKTRIDRDYSARVLIPLEHFKLPVLDASFFVKENGSDEQLGSKVATIAEKNAKAELNASISNLISKIKVRWNSGRNSSGELNIKDAIQAALQASILDILLPDPLTFSFRLAKDAKPANDSNHSTVENVGPSAGENVLRCKDPISAHKMTHMEVQIRNNTKEIIQMNLSISCKDVAGENCFEENSATVLWAGVLNDIQLEVPPLQEVIHPFSVYFLVPGDYSLQSSSVIIDATDVLRARAKAESPDEPILCRGSPFHIHVVGTE
- the LOC119364814 gene encoding trafficking protein particle complex II-specific subunit 120 homolog isoform X2, with the protein product MEPGLSIESGSAIRVAVLPVGGPIPPQSLRDYAALVAEHARVDLASLRPYYSEHQKSPFSHQPWDTGCLRLKFVLGGCVPSPWEDFQSSRKVLAVVGICHLPSSPDLARVAADFLDAARTYPSALASRCFAFCPTDAQLLEERKDGIIMFPPSDQKSLELHMLTMIQDLAASLLMEFEKWVLRAESTGTILKTPLDSQTSLGSEEVIKAKKRRLGRAQKIIGDYCLLAGSPADANAHYTTAIDLARLTGDVFWHAGALEGSVCALVVDRMGQSDPVLEDEVKYRYYTIIQLYRRATLQDNAQRVSPVSFELEAALKLARYLCRREVAKEVSDLLMGAADGAKALLDASDRLILYIEIARLFGSLGYKRKAAFFSRQVAQLYLQQDNAYAAMSAMQVLTMTTNAYHVQSRKTSKPDHASLKELGASNSNADSGKVHPQSAVSLFESQWSTLQMVVLREILMSSIRAADPLTSWSAAARLVRSFYPLITPAGQSGLASSLSNSADRLPWGTRCADPCLPFIRLHSLPFHPSQRDIVKRNPHKKEWWIGAGPSGPFIYTPFTKGGTSGTSKQEINWIVGEPVQVMIELANPCSFDLVVESIYLSVHSGNFDAFPVTVNLPPNTSKLVLLSGIPTKVGRVSIPGCIVHSFGVITEHLFKEVDSLLLGAAQGLVLSDPFRCCGSSKFKSVNFPTISIVPPLPLLVANVVGGDGSILLYEGEIRDVLITLTNAGTVPVEEANIALSGKNQDSVISIAHSTWKSALPIKPGGEVTFKVTLRAWHLSLADLEADGSRSPANPRRIAREGINPFLNIHYAGPSAAKGNGEVSLPPGRRLAVPLNICVVQGMRLVRARLLSMEIPARFSEAHLRPVSGKDNISDESNMLHNDISLLKIDPYKGSWGLRLLELELFNPTDVVFDVDVSVHLDGTIVPEDNTADVACHKTRIDRDYSARVLIPLEHFKLPVLDASFFVKENGSDEQLGSKVATIAEKNAKAELNASISNLISKIKVRWNSGRNSSGELNIKDAIQAALQASILDILLPDPLTFSFRLAKDAKPANDSNHSTVENVGPSAGENVLRCKDPISAHKMTHMEVQIRNNTKEIIQMNLSISCKDVAGENCFEENSATVLWAGVLNDIQLEVPPLQEVIHPFSVYFLVPGDYSLQSSSVIIDATDVLRARAKAESPDEPILCRGSPFHIHVVGTE